A region from the Bradyrhizobium erythrophlei genome encodes:
- a CDS encoding TadE/TadG family type IV pilus assembly protein translates to MPAVFGGRFGPCPAIDPYFSGPIYQPFSGDTRNGRRNQNSGAVMAGTFIFRRIIGAARRFARADQGNIAVIFAIACVPLITFVGAAVDYSRLSDARSSMQSALDSTALMVSKDLTSGVITTSEISTSAQNYFTALYAGKGATANPISATYTPGSGSTTSTVLISGSGSITTDFMRIAGFPTLPFNGSSTATWGNVKMRVALALDNTGSMSQNGKITALRNAVAGSGGLIDQLSALAKTPGDVYISVVPFAKDVNLGASNYTASWIDWTDWLNPPNVQPNNGTNGHYQATLPMNWHAVGPGANCPFTTGSGGFTCTQGPTSTSNAPTIPASGTYSGYICPSVDANSHTRYNGCWDSEPVGPGVFCSGSSSCSCPVNSSNCGCSGSGTSKSCSVSAPGNLYVHNWTQPSYGDTIHNLTQPRVGKVGTLGTDDVPVGFTGNKWTPTNSTPTVQNVWLAPSTNPISTWTGCITDRTQPYDTTGDITTPFPANQYYENSTAYCSSSASTPLEPVMPLSYNWTALKTAVNAMQPTGGTNQVVGLAWAWQTLIPSSPVPAPAEDANTTYNRVIIILSDGLNTEDRWPVNGNGSTQNTGSGNTQFPGLIDYRQKLLCDNLKNATDSKGNPMYTIYTIQVDTSTPADPTSTILQYCASSPDKFYMLTSSSQIVTTFNAIGTALSKLRVAQ, encoded by the coding sequence ATGCCGGCCGTATTTGGCGGCCGGTTCGGCCCTTGTCCGGCTATTGACCCGTATTTCTCTGGTCCGATTTACCAGCCGTTTAGTGGCGACACCCGAAATGGCCGCAGAAACCAGAATTCGGGGGCTGTTATGGCCGGTACATTCATTTTCCGTCGTATTATTGGAGCGGCACGCCGCTTCGCCAGGGCCGATCAGGGCAATATCGCGGTGATCTTCGCCATCGCCTGCGTGCCCCTGATCACATTCGTGGGCGCCGCGGTCGATTACAGCCGGCTCAGTGACGCGCGCTCCTCGATGCAGTCTGCCCTCGATTCGACGGCGCTGATGGTGTCGAAGGATCTGACATCCGGCGTGATCACGACCTCCGAAATCAGTACGTCCGCCCAAAACTATTTCACCGCGCTTTACGCCGGCAAAGGCGCCACAGCGAATCCGATCAGCGCGACTTACACGCCGGGCAGCGGCAGCACGACCTCGACGGTCCTGATCAGCGGAAGCGGCAGCATCACGACCGACTTCATGAGGATAGCCGGCTTCCCGACCCTCCCCTTCAACGGCAGTTCGACGGCGACCTGGGGCAACGTGAAAATGCGCGTTGCGCTGGCGCTCGACAACACGGGATCGATGTCCCAGAACGGCAAGATCACCGCGCTGAGAAACGCCGTCGCCGGAAGCGGCGGTCTGATCGACCAGCTCAGCGCGCTCGCCAAGACTCCGGGCGATGTCTATATTTCCGTCGTTCCCTTCGCCAAGGACGTCAACCTTGGCGCCAGCAACTACACCGCGAGCTGGATCGACTGGACCGACTGGCTGAATCCGCCGAACGTTCAGCCCAACAACGGAACCAACGGGCACTACCAGGCAACGCTCCCGATGAACTGGCATGCCGTGGGACCAGGTGCAAATTGCCCGTTCACCACCGGCAGCGGCGGCTTTACCTGCACCCAGGGCCCTACCAGCACTTCAAACGCTCCGACGATTCCAGCGAGCGGCACCTATTCAGGCTACATTTGCCCCAGCGTCGATGCCAACTCCCACACGCGCTACAATGGCTGCTGGGACAGTGAGCCAGTCGGGCCTGGAGTCTTCTGTTCGGGATCCAGTTCCTGCAGTTGTCCCGTCAATTCCTCAAATTGCGGCTGCAGTGGCAGCGGCACCAGCAAGTCGTGCTCCGTCTCTGCTCCGGGCAACCTTTACGTCCACAACTGGACGCAGCCCAGCTATGGCGACACGATACATAATCTGACCCAGCCTCGGGTTGGCAAAGTTGGTACTTTGGGAACTGACGACGTCCCCGTTGGTTTTACCGGAAATAAATGGACTCCCACCAATTCCACACCCACGGTCCAGAACGTCTGGCTCGCGCCGTCCACCAACCCCATCAGCACCTGGACGGGCTGCATCACCGACCGCACGCAGCCCTACGACACGACAGGCGACATCACCACGCCGTTTCCGGCCAATCAGTATTATGAAAACAGCACGGCTTACTGCAGCAGCAGCGCCTCGACACCGCTGGAGCCAGTCATGCCCCTGAGCTACAACTGGACCGCGCTGAAGACCGCCGTCAATGCGATGCAGCCGACCGGTGGCACCAATCAGGTGGTGGGACTGGCCTGGGCGTGGCAGACCCTGATCCCAAGCAGTCCCGTGCCCGCGCCGGCGGAGGACGCCAACACCACCTACAACCGGGTCATCATCATCCTGTCCGACGGTCTGAATACCGAGGATCGCTGGCCGGTCAATGGCAACGGCAGCACTCAAAACACTGGCTCCGGCAACACCCAATTCCCCGGCTTGATTGACTACCGCCAGAAGCTCCTGTGCGACAATCTGAAGAACGCCACGGACTCCAAGGGCAACCCGATGTACACGATCTACACCATCCAGGTGGACACCAGCACGCCCGCCGACCCGACCTCGACGATTCTGCAATACTGCGCAAGCAGCCCGGACAAGTTCTACATGCTGACGAGTTCCAGCCAGATTGTCACCACGTTCAACGCGATCGGGACCGCGCTCAGCAAGCTTCGCGTCGCGCAATAA
- the clpS gene encoding ATP-dependent Clp protease adapter ClpS, which yields MGNDENRGAGPGGPATSVIAKVKPKTKRPNLYRVLILNDDYTPMEFVVHVLEKFFQKDVEAATKIMLHVHHHGIGECGVFTYEIAETKVTQVMDFARKHQHPLQCVMEKK from the coding sequence ATGGGCAACGATGAGAACCGCGGCGCGGGTCCCGGCGGTCCGGCCACGTCCGTCATCGCCAAGGTCAAGCCGAAGACCAAGCGGCCCAATCTGTATCGCGTCCTGATCCTGAACGACGACTACACGCCGATGGAATTTGTCGTTCACGTACTGGAGAAGTTCTTCCAGAAGGACGTCGAGGCCGCGACCAAGATCATGCTCCACGTCCATCATCATGGAATCGGGGAGTGCGGGGTGTTCACCTACGAGATCGCCGAGACCAAAGTAACGCAGGTGATGGATTTTGCGCGCAAGCACCAGCACCCCCTGCAGTGCGTGATGGAAAAAAAGTAG
- a CDS encoding phasin family protein — MIKVEDIQQYGKEHLDTVVASAASVQNGLQAIASAYGDYTKKSFEDTKSFVEKLSGVKSLDKALEVQTEFAKSAYETFIAESQKIAGLYTDLAKTTYKPLEGLVAKFTPAAAA, encoded by the coding sequence ATGATCAAAGTTGAAGACATTCAGCAGTACGGCAAAGAGCATCTCGATACGGTCGTGGCCTCTGCGGCTAGCGTCCAGAACGGCCTCCAGGCCATCGCCAGCGCCTATGGCGACTACACCAAGAAGTCGTTTGAAGATACCAAGTCGTTCGTCGAGAAGCTGTCGGGCGTGAAGTCACTCGACAAGGCGCTCGAAGTGCAGACCGAATTCGCAAAATCCGCTTATGAGACCTTCATCGCCGAGTCGCAGAAGATCGCGGGTCTCTACACCGATCTCGCCAAGACGACCTACAAGCCGCTCGAAGGCCTGGTCGCGAAGTTCACGCCGGCGGCGGCCGCCTGA
- a CDS encoding D-alanyl-D-alanine carboxypeptidase: MLRTTFGSSRVLRVCVFGLVTVSTAVLFTSDNAEARHTRHHHYAHARHHEEARESYSPQFSSIIVDGNSGATLSANNPDAGRHPASLTKIMTLYLLFERLDAGKMKLDTEMEVSEHASEQAPTKLGLRPGQTIRVEDAIKGLVTRSANDAAVVIAEAIGGSEDDFARLMTRKARALGMSRTTYRNASGLPNDEQITTARDQSTLGRAIQDRFPRYYRYFSTMAFNYHGQSIRNHNHLLGNVEGVDGIKTGYTRASGFNLVTSMHRGNRFLVGVVLGGRSGGSRDAIMRNLLAENLEKAANKRTVAAITERNGSDANTEIARADDDSEPAPAVQAPAAVQVASAATEPVAAPAARSAGSASRSIFAAATAAVPPTKTEPAPLTNGVLQAQALAAIPGSSEPMKPVKVKTVQIKAGQFKLASAAPSQPATPITSAIPAARPEVPETSSAVVARAENKAETARVESGRTEVAKPEMPPQPAGHGTGNGLLGVLPASSLPAASTPSSSSQALAYADPAPRSQPQAVQQNSAVKPVAVHTGWIVQVGALESEGEALQRIDAARNQAHGLLAKADPFTEPVVAKGDKKLYRARFAGLDRDQAEAVCKTLKHSDISCITVRN; encoded by the coding sequence ATGCTTCGCACAACCTTCGGCTCCTCGCGTGTTTTGCGGGTTTGCGTCTTCGGGCTGGTCACGGTCTCCACAGCGGTCCTCTTCACAAGCGACAACGCCGAAGCGCGGCACACCCGGCACCATCACTACGCCCACGCCCGCCACCACGAGGAAGCACGCGAGAGCTACAGCCCTCAATTCTCCTCCATCATCGTCGACGGAAATTCCGGCGCCACGCTTTCCGCCAACAATCCCGACGCCGGCCGTCATCCGGCTTCGCTGACCAAGATCATGACGCTCTATCTGCTGTTCGAGCGCCTCGACGCCGGCAAGATGAAGCTCGACACCGAAATGGAGGTTTCCGAACATGCTTCCGAGCAAGCTCCGACCAAGCTCGGGCTGCGTCCGGGTCAAACCATCCGCGTCGAGGACGCCATCAAGGGACTGGTGACGCGCTCCGCCAATGACGCGGCCGTCGTGATCGCGGAAGCCATCGGCGGCAGTGAAGACGATTTCGCCAGGCTGATGACGCGCAAGGCGCGCGCGCTCGGAATGAGCCGCACCACCTACCGCAACGCCTCGGGCCTGCCCAACGACGAACAGATAACGACGGCGCGCGATCAATCGACGCTGGGCCGCGCCATCCAGGACCGCTTTCCGCGCTACTACCGCTACTTCTCGACGATGGCGTTCAATTATCACGGCCAGTCGATCCGCAATCACAACCATCTCCTGGGCAATGTCGAAGGCGTGGACGGCATCAAGACCGGCTACACAAGGGCCTCCGGGTTCAATCTCGTAACCTCGATGCACCGCGGCAACCGCTTCCTGGTCGGCGTCGTCCTGGGAGGCCGCAGCGGCGGCTCGCGCGACGCCATCATGCGCAACCTGCTCGCTGAAAATCTCGAAAAGGCCGCCAACAAGCGCACCGTTGCCGCGATCACCGAGCGCAACGGGTCCGACGCCAATACCGAAATTGCGCGGGCCGATGACGATTCGGAGCCCGCACCGGCAGTTCAGGCCCCGGCTGCGGTTCAGGTCGCCTCCGCTGCGACTGAACCGGTCGCAGCACCGGCGGCCCGTTCGGCCGGATCGGCCAGCCGATCGATTTTCGCCGCCGCCACCGCGGCCGTTCCGCCAACCAAGACCGAGCCCGCGCCCCTGACCAATGGGGTGCTCCAGGCCCAGGCGCTCGCCGCCATTCCCGGCTCGTCCGAACCGATGAAGCCGGTCAAGGTCAAGACCGTCCAGATCAAGGCCGGACAGTTCAAACTGGCCTCCGCCGCGCCGTCCCAGCCGGCCACCCCCATCACCAGCGCCATCCCGGCGGCTCGCCCGGAAGTGCCGGAGACCTCGAGCGCAGTCGTCGCCAGGGCGGAAAATAAGGCCGAAACGGCCAGGGTTGAAAGCGGCAGGACCGAGGTCGCAAAGCCCGAAATGCCGCCGCAGCCGGCCGGCCACGGCACCGGCAATGGTCTGCTCGGCGTGCTTCCGGCTTCGAGCCTTCCTGCCGCTTCTACCCCCTCTTCCTCCTCGCAGGCTTTGGCCTATGCTGATCCCGCCCCCCGCTCGCAGCCGCAGGCGGTCCAGCAAAACAGCGCCGTCAAGCCGGTCGCGGTCCACACCGGCTGGATCGTCCAGGTCGGCGCGCTCGAGAGCGAAGGCGAAGCGTTGCAGCGCATTGATGCGGCCCGCAATCAGGCCCATGGCCTGCTTGCGAAGGCCGATCCGTTTACCGAGCCGGTCGTCGCCAAGGGTGACAAGAAGCTGTACCGGGCCCGCTTCGCCGGCCTCGACCGCGATCAGGCCGAAGCCGTGTGCAAGACGCTGAAGCATTCCGACATTTCCTGCATCACCGTCCGCAACTGA
- a CDS encoding DUF302 domain-containing protein: MATPGLTTIRSSFGPQDTMNRLETAVKAKGMTVFARIDHAAGATTVGLPLRPTEVLIFGNARGGTPLMQSIQTIGIDLPLKALVWQDAAGDTWLSYNDPDWLAKRHGLSRETETAVGTLAGALAALAKAATTG, encoded by the coding sequence ATGGCGACGCCGGGATTGACCACGATACGGAGCAGCTTCGGGCCGCAGGATACGATGAACCGGCTGGAGACCGCGGTGAAGGCCAAGGGCATGACGGTGTTTGCCCGGATCGATCATGCCGCGGGTGCGACAACGGTTGGACTGCCGCTGCGGCCGACCGAGGTCCTGATCTTTGGCAATGCCAGGGGCGGCACGCCGCTGATGCAATCCATTCAGACGATCGGCATCGACCTGCCGCTGAAAGCGCTGGTTTGGCAGGATGCCGCCGGCGACACTTGGCTTTCCTACAACGACCCCGATTGGCTCGCGAAACGACATGGACTGAGCAGGGAGACCGAGACGGCGGTCGGTACGCTGGCCGGCGCGCTGGCGGCGCTGGCGAAGGCGGCAACGACCGGATAG
- a CDS encoding DnaJ domain-containing protein, whose protein sequence is MPTLIAGVVAVILLYSLLQMFRAANPVVLARAVKIGGGVLALAVAAFTGIRGELAVAIPIGIFGAGLLGWTPFGVSGFGNIGGIFGGSKRSAGQSSQVRSQYLDMTLDHDSGELTGQIVAGPYAGHRLEEYDLSQLTAMIAGFDAESVALLESYLDRRFPAWRQDAQGNAAGGQSRTASSGKMTNEEAYQILGLQPGAGRDEIGRAHRALMKKLHPDQGGSTYLAARVNEAKDTLLRTHHT, encoded by the coding sequence ATGCCAACCCTGATCGCCGGCGTCGTCGCCGTCATTCTTCTTTATTCACTGCTGCAGATGTTTCGGGCGGCTAACCCCGTCGTGCTCGCGCGCGCCGTCAAGATCGGCGGCGGCGTGCTGGCGCTCGCGGTCGCCGCCTTCACCGGCATCAGGGGCGAACTCGCCGTAGCCATCCCGATCGGCATTTTCGGTGCGGGTCTGCTTGGTTGGACCCCGTTCGGAGTGTCGGGTTTCGGAAATATCGGCGGGATATTCGGCGGCTCAAAGCGGTCGGCGGGACAGAGCTCGCAGGTCCGCTCGCAATATCTCGACATGACGCTCGATCACGACAGCGGCGAACTCACAGGCCAGATCGTGGCGGGCCCCTATGCCGGCCACAGGCTTGAGGAATACGACCTGTCGCAGCTGACGGCGATGATCGCCGGCTTCGACGCCGAGAGCGTGGCGTTACTTGAAAGCTATCTGGACCGCAGGTTTCCCGCCTGGCGTCAGGACGCGCAGGGAAATGCGGCAGGGGGGCAGAGCCGCACGGCGTCGAGCGGCAAAATGACGAACGAGGAGGCCTACCAGATCCTTGGCCTGCAGCCGGGGGCGGGGCGTGACGAGATCGGCCGGGCGCACCGCGCGCTCATGAAGAAACTGCATCCCGATCAGGGGGGGTCGACGTACCTCGCGGCCCGTGTAAACGAGGCCAAGGATACTTTGCTTCGTACGCATCACACTTAA